The DNA segment TAGGCGGTGCATATCTCTCAATAGGCCTTTTAAACAGCTTCAGCACAGACATGTCCAGTGGCAGAGGTTACATCGCTTTGGCAGCTATGATATTTGGTAAATGGACGCCTTTTGGTTCTTTTGGCGCAGCTTTGCTTTTTGGCTTTGCTACTGCTTTGAGCATGCAGCTTCAAAACAGTGCCTTGTCAAAAAATATAATCATGATGCTTCCATATATTCTCACAGTTTTGGCTCTTGTAGGTGTTGGCGGCAAGAGTGTACCACCTGCGGCAGATGGCGTTCCGTATACTCCTAAGAAATGAGGATCAATATGTTAGTGCCTGACAAAAAGCCACTTTATGAATTAGCCTTAAACAAGATGGAGGAGCTTATTAAGACTGGCGTATGGAAGGAAGGCATGAAACTTCCTTCTGAAGCTTCTCTATCGAAAGAATTTGGAATAAGCAGAGCTACACTCAGGGAAGCTATGAGAATAATGGAAGATGAAGGCCTTATAATGAAACAGCAAGGCGTTGGGACATTTGTCAGAAAAAAGCCGATAATTAGAAGTGGGCTTGAGGAGCTTTTTAGCGTCACGTCCCTTATTAAAAGGCAGGGGATGAAGCCTGGCACGAAGGACTTTACTTTCTACAAATTGCCTGCTTTAGAAAGCGAAGCAGAGAAATTAAAACTAAATCCTGGCGAAGAAATTTACAAAGTTGAAAGGGTAAGGACTGCTGATGGTATACCTGTTGTCTACTGTGTAGACAGATTGCCGCATAAAATAGTAGGAGATAATTTTAACGGTTTTGAGGAATCTATGTTTACTTTTTTGGAAAAAGAGCACAGCATAAAGATAACGTACGCTGTATCAAGTATTAAAGTCGTAAAAAATGATGTGATATTGGAGAAAAAGCTTAATATAGGGAAAAATGGTTCGGTTTTGCTTTTAGAGCAAATACACTACGATGAAAACAATAGGCCGATTCTTTTCTCATCAAATTATTTTAATGCGGATAAGTTTGACTTTTACGTCATCAGGAAGCGGGACTGATGGGAGGTATGATGATGGATTACGAAAAGTTGTTGGAGGCTGCAAAAGAGGTGAGGGAAAGTGCTTATGCACCATATTCTAAATTTAAAGTTGGAGCCTGCGTTGTAACAAAAAACGGGAAGATCTACAAAGGATGCAATATCGAAAATTCTTCATATGGACTCACTAATTGTGCCGAAAGAACTGCACTTTTTAGTGCTTACGCAAATGGAGATAGAGAGATAGAGGCGATTGCAGTTGTAGCTGATACAGATGGACCTGTCTCACCTTGTGGCGCATGCAGACAGGTCATGTACGAGTTAGGTGGAGAAGACATGACGGTTATCTTGGGAAACATGAAGGGAGATTTTGTAGTAAAAAAAGCAAAAGATCTTCTGCCGTATGCATTTTCTCTGAAAGATGAAAAATAATATTCGTGATATTTATTTGATATTATTTGTTGAGGGCATTATTGATAGAGGTGATTAAATGGTAAACAGAGTTTTACTTATTGTATTAGATAGCGTTGGAGCTGGTGAAGCGCCAGATGCGCATAAATATGGTGATGTAGGCTCAAACACTCTTGGACACATATGCGATGTGACAGGTATTAGGCTTCCTAATTTAGGCAAATTAGGGCTTGGTAACATACTGCCGCTTAAAAGTGTAGATGCTGATAAGTCTGCGATAGGTGCTTATGGGAAGATGCAAGAACATTCAGCAGGAAAAGACACGACGACGGGGCATTGGGAAATAGCAGGCCTTTGGATAGATAAGGCTTTTCCTACATTTCCAAATGGATTTCCTGATGAAGTGATAAGCAAGTTTGAAGAGAGAATAGGCAGAAAAGTTATAGGAAATAAGCCTGCATCGGGGACAGAGATAATAGAAGAATTGGGAGAAGAGCATGTAAAAACTGGTTATCCGATAGTTTATACATCGGCGGACAGCGTTTTCCAAATTGCTGCCCATGAAGGCGTTATACCTTTAGATGAACTTTACAGGATGTGTGAGATAGCCAGAGAAATACTGACAGGTGACTATGCAGTAGGCAGAGTCATAGCAAGGCCTTTTGTTGGGGAAGCTGGGAATTTTGTTAGAACGGAAAACAGAAGGGACTTTTCCTTAAAGCCATTTAGCCCTACTATATTGGATAAGTTAAAAGACGCGGGGCACGAGGTTTTTGCGATAGGAAAGATTGAAGATATTTTTGCGGGATGCGGTATAACAGGGAAGGACCATTCTACAAATAACAAAGATGGTATAATAGCGACTTTAAATGCTTTGGATAAAGTCAAAGAAGGGCTTATTTTCACAAATTTAGTTGATTTTGATATGCTTTATGGGCATAGAAACAATCCTTACGGATACGCAGATGCCCTAAAATATTTTGATGACCATCTTCCTGAAATAGTCTCAAAGCTTAAAGATGATGATTTGCTTATTATTACAGCAGATCATGGAAATGATCCTACAACGGCCAGCACAGATCATTCAAGAGAGTACGTGCCGCTTTTGGTGTACAACCGCAGATTTACACATGGTAAAGATTTAGGCATAAGACAGACATTTTCTGATATTGCTGCAACAATAGCGGAAATATTTAATGTTGATGGTACTGGTCATGGAACTTCATTTCTTAGTGAATTGCCATTTTGATAAGGAGGATCTTTTATGAGAATGTACGACCTTATAATGAAAAAGAGGGATGGAGGCACTTTTACAAAAGATGAGATAGATTTTATCATATCTTCATATACAAAAGACTATATACCTGATTATCAGATGAGCGCTCTTTTAATGGCCATATACTTTAACGGCATGACGAATGAAGAGACAGCCCACATGACAATGGCTATGGCTCATTCTGGCGATGTGCTTGATTTATCGGAAATAAAAGGGATTAAGGTAGATAAACATTCTACTGGCGGTGTTGCAGATACTACTACTTTAGTTTTGGCACCTCTCGTAGCAGCGTGCGGTGCACCTGTTGCGAAAATGTCTGGAAGGGGACTGGGGCATACTGGTGGTACGATAGATAAGCTTGAATCGATACCGGGCATGAGGGTTGAACTAAGTGAACAAGAATTTATAGACAATGTGAATAAATACGGCATAGCTGTCGTAGGGCAATCCAGCAATCTGACGCCGGCCGATAAGAAGCTTTACGCTTTAAGAGATGTAACTGCCACAGTCGATTCGATACCACTTATAGCAAGCTCTATAATGAGCAAGAAGATTGCGTCTGGTGCTGATGGAATTGTGCTGGATGTAAAAGTGGGCCGCGGTGCCTTTATGAAGGACATAGAAAGCGCCAAAAAGCTTGCAAATCTCATGGTTGAGATAGGCAATTCCGTTGGAAGAAAGACAGTGGCACACGTTACAAATATGGATGAGCCATTGGGACTTGCTATTGGCAATTCATTGGAGGTAGTAGAAGCTATTGATGTTTTAAAAGGAAATGGTTCGAAGGACCTTATCGATGTGTGCATGGTTTTAGGTGCTGATATGCTTACAATTGCTGGTGTTGCAAAAGACACCGATGAAGCAAAGATGATGATGGAAGAAGCTTTGACAAGTGGAAAGGCTTTGCAAAAATTTAGGGAATTCATAAAAGCTCAAGGTGGAGATGAAAGGATAGTAGATGATCTTTCATTGCTGCCACAGGCTAAATACGTTGAACCGTGGATTGCTGATGAAGATTTGTATATAAAAGATTTGTACGCATTAGATTTAGGGCTTATAGCTATGAGATTAGGTGCTGGAAGATCTACAAAAGAAGACACCATAGATCTATCGGTTGGTATAATGTTAGGCGGAAAAATAGGCGACTTTATAAAGAAAGGCCAACCTATCGCTACAGTATATGCTAATGATAAAAACAAACTGGATTGGGCGATGAATGAAATCAAAAAATATATATTAGTATCTGATCAATATGTGGAAAGGCCTCAATTGATTTACATGTAAAATTCCTCAATGAGGAATTTTTTTTTGCAATCATTTAATATTTTACAATTAATGCCGATATAGTAGTCAAAAGGTTTTATCTATGGAGGGGTGTAAATGACAAAAACATTAAGGGGCGAACTCATAAGAGCATTTGTAGTAATCGGTATTTTGCTTTTGGTATTATCTTTTACAGTAAATCTTGGAATGATAAACACAAAAAACAACATCAACAATTTAAAAAAGTTTGTCATTAACCAAGTGCTTTACATTTCAAATTCACAGGTGCAGTTGGCGCAGTACAGCAGTGTCCTTCTCAATGATGTAAATAATTACACGATGGGTCAAAGCACCAAAAGCGCTTTAAGGACAGATTTAAGCAATATAACCCAAAACGTAAACAGTCTTGGAAACGCTTTAGACGATTTTAAAGGCACTAATATATACAACCAGCTAAAGTCAGACGTAGATGGCATCAATGACAGCATAAAAAATATTAGTTCCGCGATAGACAGCTTAAATGAAAAGTACATACTTGATCAAGACAGCGATAAGACCTTGAAGGTAAGCTATTATGCGACACAAATACAAAATAACATGACAGACTTTAGCAATAAGTATTCGCAGGGCTTTTTGCCAATGTTTAACGATATGATATCGCAAAATGACAGGACATTTAAGATGTCCATCGCAATCAGCGTAGTGATAATAATTGTGATAATTATTTACTCGCTGATAACCGTAAGGAGATTGAGAAAGCTTTCGAGGCTTATAAACAGCGAAGTAAATAAATCGATGGAGCATTCTGAAAAGGTTCTCGATTCTTCGATACATCTTAAGAAGATGGCAGAGGAGAACACTGGAAACATCAAAATGTCAAGAGACGGAATTGAGCAGCTTACCGAAAGCATCAACACTATTGCAGAAAATGCCAATGAAGTGGCTATGTCTATATCAAATGTATCTGAGGTTAATGAAGAGTTGGCAAGATCTTCTGACACGCTGCTAAATGACATGAATAGCGCTATATCAAAGATAAGAGAAATAGAGGAAAATGTAAAAAGTCAAGGCGATGTTGTGAGAAATCTCATAAATACGTTGAATCAGAGCCTTAAAAATTCAAAAGCCAATTCCAATGAGCTAAAAGAGTTGGACAAGAAGATGGGTGGAATAAAAGAGATACTGTCGGCCATATCAGAGATAGCCGATCAGACGAATTTATTGTCCTTAAACGCTGCTATAGAAGCCGCAAGAGCTGGAGAATATGGAAAAGGCTTTGCAGTTGTGGCGGATGAGATAAGAAAATTGGCTAAACAGTCTACAGATAGCGTCGTAAAAATAAGCGAAATAATAGAGAACATAACCAGCTACACAGGTGTGACAATTGACAGTGTAATAAGCGACATAGACAATTCAGCTAAAGCAGCAACCGAAGTCAACAAAGTCTTAGACATATTTAACGATGTAAAGAAAGCATTTGACGAGATCTCTATGGTTATTGGGAACATATCCAGTGTGACTTCTGAAACTGCTGCAAGCTCTGACAAGACTTTGAATGCTGTAAAGAGCGTCATGGGCGCATCACAAAACATATCAGCGCAAGTAGAGGAGCTTTTGGCGTCTTCTGAGCAACTTTTGGATATTATAAACAGAGTAGACGAAAATAACACAAAGAACTTGGACTATGTAAATAATCAGGTTGCGTTTACAGAGGAGCAAAAAGCCAATATGGAGAGCATAACAAAAGTAGTCAAAAAGTTATGAGTGTTTTACATTTTCATAAATATTTGGTATAATTGCATTAGAAGGCGTGTAACTCTTGTTGAGGCATTAGCCGGTGAGGTTTTATTACCTTGCCGGCTATTATTTTTTAGGAAGAAAGGATGGTAATTTATGAAGAGAATTTTTGAGCTAACATCAAGCGACATCATGAACATGACAGGCAGAGAATTGCTTGAAACGATACGGCTATCTGAAGGAAGGACTGTCATGGCAGAGACGATAGTGACTTTTCCGACGCCGATTTATGGTGTATCAAATCCAGAGTTGGCGGCAGCATTTGGCGCAGATCTAATAACGCTAAACTTTTTTGATTTTAAAAACCCGTTTATATTCGGAATTGACGATCTTGATGTAAATATCTCTAAAGGATTTGGAGAGATAGGAGTACTTGCAGAAAGAGCATTAAAGAATTCAAATGATCCAAATTACATCAAGAAATTAAAAGATATAACGGGTAGGATAATTGGTGTCAACATAGAACCTGTTCCTGATGATGTCCAATATGTAGAAGGCAGGAAATTAAACAAGGAAAACCTTGAAAAGGTTAAATTTTATGGTTTTGACTACATTATGATAACCGGAAATCCAAATACGGGAGTAAGCGCTGAAACGATTGTAAATGGCATTGAGATGGCTCGAAACTTATTGGGCGACGACATGATGATAATTGCTGGCAAAATGCACGGTGCAGGGTCAGGCAACATATACGATCCACAATTGCTTGAAAAGTTTGTCAAAGCTGGTGCTGACTGCATACTCATACCTGCACCTGGAACTGTTCCGGGCATTGATTTGACTACAGCAAAAAAGATGATTGATGTCGTACACGATGCAGGTGCATTGGCACTTAGTGCTATTGGCACATCTCAAGAAGGATCTCAAAAAAGTGTAATTGAGAACATTGCGCTGCAATCCAAGATGGCTGGCAGTGATATACAGCATATAGGCGATGCTGGATTCACACCTGGCATAGCAACGCCAGAAAACATAATGGCTTTGTCTGTTGCCATAAGAGGTGTAAGGCATACGTATAGAAGGATGGCATATTCAATAAAAAAATAGGTATTGACAAGATATGCAATGTGATGTATAATTGTATTGTAAACGAATAAATGATGATTTCAGCGTGTTACTGGTAAAGCAGGCATGAGCTGGTTAGGTTTTGATACCTTGCCAGCTCTTTTTTATGCCAAAAAAATTTAAGGAGGTATAGTAAATGAAAGGATTAGGTAACTTACAAAAGCTTGGCAAAGCCTTGATGCTTCCAATAGCAGTTTTACCTGCTGCTGCATTGCTTTTAAGGCTTGGAGCAAAGGATGTTTTCAACATTCCGTTTATCACAAATGCTGGCGGAGCTATATTTGACAACTTGCCGCTTATCTTTGCGATAGGCATAGCAATAGGCTTTGCTGGCGGCGATGGAGTTGCTGGTCTTGCAGCTACTGTCGGATATTTGGTATTGACGAAAGGTGCAACGACTATAAATAAAGACATAAACATGGGCGTTTTAGGCGGTATCCTTATAGGTATCATAGCTGGTTATTTGTACAATAGGTACCACGACGTAAAATTGCCCGATTTCTTAGGTTTCTTTGGAGGCAAGAGATTTGTCCCCATAATTACGTCATTGGCAGCTTTGGTATTGGCTTTTGCTGCAGGTTATGTATGGCCGCCAATACAAAACGTCATATACGCGTTAGGAAAGTGGATAATAAGCGCAGGCGCATTTGGCGTATTTATCTATGGAGTATTGAATAGGTTGCTTATTCCAGTTGGACTTCATCATGTTATTAATAGCCTCGTTTGGTTTGTATTTGGGTCGTTTAAATCTGCATCTGGCGCAGTTGTAACTGGTGATTTAAATAGATTTTACGCAGGAGATCCAACTGCCGGTAGATTTATGACAGGCTTCTATCCTATAATGATGTTTGCACTGCCTGCAGCGGCACTTGCTATGGTGATGGCTGCTAAGCCAAAGAACAGAAAAGCAGTATCTGGTATCATGATTTCAGCGGCACTTACGGCTTTCCTCACAGGTATAACAGAGCCAATTGAATTTGCTTTCATGTTTTTAGCACCTGTTTTGTACGTTGTACACGCAATTTTAACAGGTTTGTCGCTGGCAATAACGTATTTGCTTGGAATAAGGATGGGCTTTGGATTCTCTGCAGGTCTTATAGACTATATCCTAAGCTTTGGAATATCATCTAAACCGCTGCTTTTATTGCTGATAGGAATAATTTACGCTGTTGTTTACTTCGTTGTTTTCTACTTCCTCATCGTCAAATTGAATTTGCCTACACCAGGAAGGCTTGATGAGGATACGGATGAAAGTAACGAGCAATTGTCAAGTTCTGACATAGGTGAGATGGCTCAAAATTATTTAGCTCTTTTAGGAGGAGCTGGCAACATCGTATCTTTGGAGTCATGCATCACAAGGCTTCGTTTAAGCGTCAAAGATGACACTGTCATAAACGACGATGAACTTAAAAAAGCTGGAGCGAATGGCGTTATAAGGATGGGCAAAGGAGCATTACAAGTTATCGTTGGCACAAAGGCAGATTTAATAGCACAAGAGATGCAGAAACGTATGAAGAAAAAATGATCATTAGCGGCCTCTATGGCCGCTTAAAATATATTTTACTATTAACAATAAATTATATATTATTATTTTATGCACAATATTATTGAAAGGATTGGTTCTTATGTTCAATATATTTAAGAAGAAATTTATAGGCGAAACAATAGTATCACCATTTAACGGAAAAGTGATAAATATTGAAGATGTTCCTGATCCAGTATTTTCAGGAAAAATGGTTGGAGATGGTGTCGCCATTGAGCCTAAAGACGGCGTAGTGTATTCGCCTGTAGATGGGGAAGTAATTCAACTTTTTCCTACGAAACACGCCATAGGCATAAGATCATCTGGTGGACTTGAAATTTTGATTCACATTGGCATGGATACGGTAGAGATGAAAGGCGATGGATTTGAAAGCCTTGTTAAAGAAGGAGAAGAAGTCAAAGCAGGTGATAAGCTTATAGTGTTTGATATTGACAAGGTAAAGGAAAATCATCCTATCATAAGTCCTGTAATTATTACGAATATGGAACTTGTAGATAAGATGAAGAAAAGAGAAAGCGGTGTCACAGTTGAAGGAGGAAAAACTGAAATAATGAAAATAAACTTAAAATGACATATAGAAATTTTAGGAGGGGAGGGTAATGTTCACTGCTTTAAAGGTATTAAATAACAATGTCGTAATGGCTTGTGATGAAAAGAATGTAGAGTGTATAGTTGTAGGAAAAGGTATAGGATTTTCTAAAAAGCCAGGTGATGTGATAAATGAAAGAATTGAAAAAGTCTATTATCTGCAGGAGAAAGCCAATGTTATGAAGTTTTCAGAATTGCTTGATAATATAAGAGATGAAGTTATTGGAATATCTGAGGAACTCATAGCATACGCTGAAAGTGTTAAAGGGCGAAAATTGAATGAACACATCCACATTGCGCTGCCTGATCATATAGCATTTGCCATTGAAAGAATAAAAGGTGGAATAGACATAAAGAACCCTTTTAATCAAGAAATAAGTGCTCTTTACAAAGATGACTATAAAATAGCACTTAGGGCTATAGATTTAATAAACGACAGGCTAAACGTAAGGCTTCCTGAGGATGAGGCGGGATTTATTGCGCTGCATCTTCATGCGGCATTTGAAAATTCTGGTGTGTCAGTCACTATGAAAAACACGAGGCTTGTTTCGGAGCTTGTGAAAAGTATTGAAGAAATGATAGGCAGAAAGATTGAGACTGATTCTATTGATTACTTAAGGCTTATTACACACTTAAAATTTGCAGTAGACAGAATAGAAAGAGGTATGCCGATTTCAAATGAACTTCTTCTGCCGATAAAGCGAAAATTTAAGAAAGCTTATAAGATAGCTGCAACCATTGCCAAACTCATCGGAAATTCATTAGGTATGAATGTGCCTGAAGATGAAATAGGTTATTTAGCCATACACATACAGAGATTGATGAATGATGTGCAAAAGCCAGATTAGTACGTATAATCTGGCTTTTGCAATTTTAAATATAAAAAATTGCAAAAACTATTGACTTTATTTCTTTATATGAATAAAATATATACATAAGTTTCTTTGATTTAAGAAGGGGGAAGTTCGATGAAATTCAAAAAAGAGGATGGTAAATTGTACCTCGTCGATACAACACTGAGAGATGGAGAACAAACAGCCGGTGTTGTTTTTGCTAATAGTGAAAAAATCAGGATTGCGAAAATGTTAGATGAAATTGGCGTGCATCAACTTGAAGTCGGAATTCCAACGATGGGCGGAGATGAGAAAGAGACTATTGCAAAAATTGCAAAACTTGGACTTAATGCCAGTATAATGGCATGGAACAGAGCTGTTGTAAATGATGTGAAAGAATCGTTAGAATGCGGTGTTGATGCTGTTGCGATTTCGATCTCGACTTCAGATATACACATAGAACACAAGCTTAGAACTTCAAGGCAGTGGGTTTTGGATCACATGACAAGCGCAGTTGAATTCGCCAAAAAAGACGGTGTCTACGTTTCTGTAAATGCAGAGGATGCGTCCAGGACAGATATGGACTTTCTCATAGAGTTTGCAAGGTGTGCAAAACAAGCAGGTGCAGACAGGTTGAGATTCTGCGATACTGTTGGCATATTGGATCCTTTTAAGACATACGACATCATAAAAAAGATTAAAGAAGCCATAGATATAGATATTGAGATGCATACGCATAACGATTTTGGAATGGCGACGGCAAACGCTCTTGCCGGTTTTAAAGCTGGTGCTAACTTTATAGGCGTCACTGTAAATGGCCTCGGTGAAAGGGCAGGAAATGCAGCATTAGAGGAAGTAGTGATGGCACTAAAGCATGTATATAAGTACGACATCAATATAGACACAAAAAGGTTTAGAGAGATTTCAGAGTATGTGTCTACAGCATCTGGAAGGCAACTGCCGTCGTGGAAGGCGATTGTTGGCACAAATGTGTTTGCACACGAGTCGGGAATTCACGTTGATGGAGCTCTTAAAGATCCTCACACGTATGAAATATTCGACCCAGATGAAGTAGGTCTTGAAAGACAGATTGTGATAGGCAAGCATTCAGGTACAGCAGCGCTAATAAACAAATTCAAAGAGTACGGAAGGGTATTGCCTGAGGAGGAAGCAAAAGAACTTTTGCCTTATGTGAGAAGTTTGTCTATTCAGCTTAAAAGGCCGCTTTTTGACAAAGAATTGATATATCTTTATGAGGAGCACATATCTAAGATTAAGGCAATTTAATTAGAGGGGGATGACAAGTGAATTTAACGCAAAAAATTTTGAGGAAGCATTTGGTGGAAGGAGAACTTGTAAAAGGACAGGAGATCGCTATTAAGATAGATCAGACACTGACGCAGGATTCTACAGGAACTATGGCTTATCTGGAGTTGGAGGCTTTAGGAGTGGACAAAGTGAAGACGGAGCTTTCTGTCGCTTATGTCGATCATAACATGCTGCAGGAAGGTTTTGAAAATGCAGATGACCACAAATACATCCAGACTGTTGCTGCGAAGCATGGAATATACTTCTCAAGGCCAGGCAATGGTATTTGCCATCAAGTCCATCTTGAGAGATTTGGCAAACCGGGTAAGACGCTTTTAGGGTCTGACAGCCATACGCCTACAGGCGGTGGCATAGGTATGCTGGCCATTGGTGCTGGAGGACTTGATGTGGCATTGGCTATGGCTGGTGAGCCCTACAGGTTGGTTATGCCAGAAGTGATCAATGTTAGACTTACTGGAAAATTAAAACCATGGGTGTCATCGAAAGACATCATACTTGAGCTTTTAAGAAGGCTTACTGTAAAAGGCGGGGTTGGAAAGGTATTTGAGTACACAGGAGATGGAGTTGCAACACTGTCCGTTCCTGAAAGAGCTACCATTACAAATATGGGAGCCGAATTAGGAGCGACTACATCTATATTTCCGTCTGATTTCCGCACTTATGAATTTTTAAAAGCCCAAAAGAGAGAAGACGACTTTGAAGCACTGCTGCCAGACGACGATGCCGAGTATGATGGCGTCATAGAAATCAATCTTGATGAATTAGAGCCGATGGTGGCATTGCCTCACAGTCCAGACAATGTAATAAAAGTGAAAGATGCAGGAAAGCTTAAAGTCGATCAAGTGGCAATTGGATCTTGCACAAACTCGTCCTACATGGACATGATGAAAGTAGCGGCCATATTAAAAGGTGGTCTTATCGCAGAAGGAGTAAGCTTAGTCATATCTCCTGGTTCAAGGCAAGTTTTAAACATGCTTGCA comes from the Thermoanaerobacterium aotearoense genome and includes:
- a CDS encoding GntR family transcriptional regulator; protein product: MLVPDKKPLYELALNKMEELIKTGVWKEGMKLPSEASLSKEFGISRATLREAMRIMEDEGLIMKQQGVGTFVRKKPIIRSGLEELFSVTSLIKRQGMKPGTKDFTFYKLPALESEAEKLKLNPGEEIYKVERVRTADGIPVVYCVDRLPHKIVGDNFNGFEESMFTFLEKEHSIKITYAVSSIKVVKNDVILEKKLNIGKNGSVLLLEQIHYDENNRPILFSSNYFNADKFDFYVIRKRD
- a CDS encoding cytidine deaminase codes for the protein MDYEKLLEAAKEVRESAYAPYSKFKVGACVVTKNGKIYKGCNIENSSYGLTNCAERTALFSAYANGDREIEAIAVVADTDGPVSPCGACRQVMYELGGEDMTVILGNMKGDFVVKKAKDLLPYAFSLKDEK
- a CDS encoding phosphopentomutase produces the protein MVNRVLLIVLDSVGAGEAPDAHKYGDVGSNTLGHICDVTGIRLPNLGKLGLGNILPLKSVDADKSAIGAYGKMQEHSAGKDTTTGHWEIAGLWIDKAFPTFPNGFPDEVISKFEERIGRKVIGNKPASGTEIIEELGEEHVKTGYPIVYTSADSVFQIAAHEGVIPLDELYRMCEIAREILTGDYAVGRVIARPFVGEAGNFVRTENRRDFSLKPFSPTILDKLKDAGHEVFAIGKIEDIFAGCGITGKDHSTNNKDGIIATLNALDKVKEGLIFTNLVDFDMLYGHRNNPYGYADALKYFDDHLPEIVSKLKDDDLLIITADHGNDPTTASTDHSREYVPLLVYNRRFTHGKDLGIRQTFSDIAATIAEIFNVDGTGHGTSFLSELPF
- a CDS encoding pyrimidine-nucleoside phosphorylase; this translates as MRMYDLIMKKRDGGTFTKDEIDFIISSYTKDYIPDYQMSALLMAIYFNGMTNEETAHMTMAMAHSGDVLDLSEIKGIKVDKHSTGGVADTTTLVLAPLVAACGAPVAKMSGRGLGHTGGTIDKLESIPGMRVELSEQEFIDNVNKYGIAVVGQSSNLTPADKKLYALRDVTATVDSIPLIASSIMSKKIASGADGIVLDVKVGRGAFMKDIESAKKLANLMVEIGNSVGRKTVAHVTNMDEPLGLAIGNSLEVVEAIDVLKGNGSKDLIDVCMVLGADMLTIAGVAKDTDEAKMMMEEALTSGKALQKFREFIKAQGGDERIVDDLSLLPQAKYVEPWIADEDLYIKDLYALDLGLIAMRLGAGRSTKEDTIDLSVGIMLGGKIGDFIKKGQPIATVYANDKNKLDWAMNEIKKYILVSDQYVERPQLIYM
- a CDS encoding methyl-accepting chemotaxis protein: MTKTLRGELIRAFVVIGILLLVLSFTVNLGMINTKNNINNLKKFVINQVLYISNSQVQLAQYSSVLLNDVNNYTMGQSTKSALRTDLSNITQNVNSLGNALDDFKGTNIYNQLKSDVDGINDSIKNISSAIDSLNEKYILDQDSDKTLKVSYYATQIQNNMTDFSNKYSQGFLPMFNDMISQNDRTFKMSIAISVVIIIVIIIYSLITVRRLRKLSRLINSEVNKSMEHSEKVLDSSIHLKKMAEENTGNIKMSRDGIEQLTESINTIAENANEVAMSISNVSEVNEELARSSDTLLNDMNSAISKIREIEENVKSQGDVVRNLINTLNQSLKNSKANSNELKELDKKMGGIKEILSAISEIADQTNLLSLNAAIEAARAGEYGKGFAVVADEIRKLAKQSTDSVVKISEIIENITSYTGVTIDSVISDIDNSAKAATEVNKVLDIFNDVKKAFDEISMVIGNISSVTSETAASSDKTLNAVKSVMGASQNISAQVEELLASSEQLLDIINRVDENNTKNLDYVNNQVAFTEEQKANMESITKVVKKL
- the nagE gene encoding N-acetylglucosamine-specific PTS transporter subunit IIBC, whose translation is MKGLGNLQKLGKALMLPIAVLPAAALLLRLGAKDVFNIPFITNAGGAIFDNLPLIFAIGIAIGFAGGDGVAGLAATVGYLVLTKGATTINKDINMGVLGGILIGIIAGYLYNRYHDVKLPDFLGFFGGKRFVPIITSLAALVLAFAAGYVWPPIQNVIYALGKWIISAGAFGVFIYGVLNRLLIPVGLHHVINSLVWFVFGSFKSASGAVVTGDLNRFYAGDPTAGRFMTGFYPIMMFALPAAALAMVMAAKPKNRKAVSGIMISAALTAFLTGITEPIEFAFMFLAPVLYVVHAILTGLSLAITYLLGIRMGFGFSAGLIDYILSFGISSKPLLLLLIGIIYAVVYFVVFYFLIVKLNLPTPGRLDEDTDESNEQLSSSDIGEMAQNYLALLGGAGNIVSLESCITRLRLSVKDDTVINDDELKKAGANGVIRMGKGALQVIVGTKADLIAQEMQKRMKKK
- a CDS encoding PTS sugar transporter subunit IIA, producing the protein MFNIFKKKFIGETIVSPFNGKVINIEDVPDPVFSGKMVGDGVAIEPKDGVVYSPVDGEVIQLFPTKHAIGIRSSGGLEILIHIGMDTVEMKGDGFESLVKEGEEVKAGDKLIVFDIDKVKENHPIISPVIITNMELVDKMKKRESGVTVEGGKTEIMKINLK
- the glcT gene encoding glucose PTS transporter transcription antiterminator GlcT translates to MFTALKVLNNNVVMACDEKNVECIVVGKGIGFSKKPGDVINERIEKVYYLQEKANVMKFSELLDNIRDEVIGISEELIAYAESVKGRKLNEHIHIALPDHIAFAIERIKGGIDIKNPFNQEISALYKDDYKIALRAIDLINDRLNVRLPEDEAGFIALHLHAAFENSGVSVTMKNTRLVSELVKSIEEMIGRKIETDSIDYLRLITHLKFAVDRIERGMPISNELLLPIKRKFKKAYKIAATIAKLIGNSLGMNVPEDEIGYLAIHIQRLMNDVQKPD
- the nifV gene encoding homocitrate synthase; amino-acid sequence: MKFKKEDGKLYLVDTTLRDGEQTAGVVFANSEKIRIAKMLDEIGVHQLEVGIPTMGGDEKETIAKIAKLGLNASIMAWNRAVVNDVKESLECGVDAVAISISTSDIHIEHKLRTSRQWVLDHMTSAVEFAKKDGVYVSVNAEDASRTDMDFLIEFARCAKQAGADRLRFCDTVGILDPFKTYDIIKKIKEAIDIDIEMHTHNDFGMATANALAGFKAGANFIGVTVNGLGERAGNAALEEVVMALKHVYKYDINIDTKRFREISEYVSTASGRQLPSWKAIVGTNVFAHESGIHVDGALKDPHTYEIFDPDEVGLERQIVIGKHSGTAALINKFKEYGRVLPEEEAKELLPYVRSLSIQLKRPLFDKELIYLYEEHISKIKAI